The following proteins are encoded in a genomic region of Corylus avellana chromosome ca4, CavTom2PMs-1.0:
- the LOC132178630 gene encoding ammonium transporter 1 member 1-like, translating into MASLSCSADDLAQLLGPNTTNPTAAAAYLCSQFSTISDKFTDTAYAVDSTYLLFSAYLVFSMQLGFAMLCAGSVRAKNTMNIMLTNVLDAAAGGLFYYLFGFAFAFGTPSNGFIGRHFFGLKDVPTQSFDYSSFLYQWAFAIAAAGITSGSIAERTQFVAYLIYSSFLTGFVYPVVSHWFWSTDGWASAFNTDNLLLGSGVIDFAGSGVVHMVGGIAGLWGALIEGPRIGRFDHSGRSVMLRGHSASLVVLGTFLLWFGWYGFNPGSFTKILSPYSSGSYYGQWSAVGRTAVTTTLAGSTAALTTLFSKRILSGHWNVTDVCNGLLGGFAAITAGCSVVEPWAAIICGFVAAVVLISCNRLADKLKFDDPLEAAQLHGGCGAWGIIFTALFAKEKYVNEVYPGKPGRPYGLFMGGGGKLLVAHVIQILVIVGWVSATMGPLFFALHKLKLLRISAEDEMAGMDMTRHGGFAYIYHDDDDDLQKPGIQLRKIEPRATTPTSV; encoded by the coding sequence ATGGCTTCCCTGAGCTGCTCAGCGGACGACCTGGCCCAGCTCTTGGGCCCCAACACCACCAACCCCACCGCCGCCGCAGCCTACCTTTGCTCCCAATTCTCCACCATCTCCGACAAGTTCACCGACACCGCCTACGCCGTCGACAGCACCTACCTCCTCTTCTCCGCCTACCTCGTCTTCTCCATGCAACTTGGCTTCGCCATGCTTTGCGCCGGCTCCGTCCGCGCCAAGAACACCATGAACATCATGCTCACCAACGTTCTCGACGCCGCCGCCGGTGGCCTCTTCTATTATCTCTTCGGCTTTGCCTTTGCCTTTGGCACTCCCTCCAATGGTTTCATCGGCCGCCACTTTTTCGGCTTGAAGGATGTCCCGACGCAGTCCTTTGACTACAGCTCATTTCTCTACCAGTGGGCCTTCGCCATCGCCGCCGCCGGAATAACCAGTGGCTCCATCGCCGAGCGCACCCAGTTCGTGGCCTATCTTATATACTCCTCCTTCCTCACCGGCTTCGTCTACCCAGTTGTCTCCCACTGGTTCTGGTCCACCGACGGCTGGGCCAGCGCGTTCAACACTGATAATCTTTTGTTAGGCTCCGGCGTCATCGACTTTGCTGGCTCCGGCGTCGTCCACATGGTCGGAGGCATTGCGGGGTTATGGGGCGCCCTCATCGAAGGCCCCAGAATCGGCCGGTTCGACCATTCCGGCCGCTCCGTCATGCTCCGCGGCCACAGCGCATCCCTCGTTGTCCTCGGCACTTTCCTCCTCTGGTTCGGCTGGTACGGGTTCAATCCCGGCTCCTTCACCAAGATCCTCAGCCCCTACAGCTCCGGTAGCTACTACGGCCAATGGAGCGCCGTGGGCCGGACCGCCGTGACCACGACTCTCGCCGGGAGCACCGCCGCTCTCACGACTCTCTTCAGCAAGCGAATCCTCTCCGGCCACTGGAACGTGACCGACGTCTGCAACGGCTTGCTCGGCGGGTTCGCAGCGATCACCGCCGGATGCTCCGTGGTCGAGCCCTGGGCGGCGATCATCTGCGGCTTCGTGGCCGCGGTGGTCTTGATCTCGTGCAACCGGTTGGCCGATAAGTTAAAGTTCGACGACCCATTGGAGGCGGCGCAGCTTCACGGAGGGTGCGGCGCATGGGGCATAATCTTCACCGCTCTATTCGCCAAAGAGAAGTACGTGAACGAGGTGTACCCGGGCAAACCGGGTCGACCATACGGGTTATTCATGGGTGGGGGCGGGAAGCTCCTGGTAGCCCACGTGATCCAGATCCTTGTGATCGTTGGGTGGGTCAGTGCCACCATGGGTCCTCTCTTCTTTGCCCTTCACAAGCTCAAGCTTTTGCGGATCTCGGCCGAGGACGAGATGGCGGGTATGGATATGACCCGGCACGGTGGGTTCGCTTATATTTATCACGATGACGACGATGACTTGCAAAAGCCCGGGATTCAATTGAGGAAAATTGAACCTCGTGCAACGACCCCCACTTCCGTTTAG
- the LOC132178316 gene encoding F-box/LRR-repeat protein 4-like, with protein sequence MSDKPMVDLPPECWELIFNLVGHHRHFEPLSVVCRQFLAISNQLRVSLTVSDQTVLFLPRLLRRFQHLRKIDLSDFHGDLEGPLYQIAKSGLDLEALNLSNQRNLPPDGLRKLGSNMKNLRSLTCSKSGSLLDFHLFVIAASFPYLEELDISYPEHEHCYSSSGFADSGRYPAVTDSGVYALSTKLKNLIKIDLSGNQFIHDTSLMALSSNCALLREIAVRDCAFITQSALAFVISCSPELRSISASEIWLPFKDVGFEQSFIYAKALCDINLSNSFVADELLYSIVEACLPLNKLTLAHCDGFTFAGISLLLAKYQCLSLLNLEGVNFLTDQNIVELSKFFSMLTSINLSLCSKLTNSTFFTIMKRCHFLDEVKMERTNVGGEDFSADIVVNPRVKSLNLARICKLGDGSVKKFAAVCPNLQQLNLSSCSKVTGESVVEIFKRCREIRRLEINQCSGIKGLVIDFELSKLEEMSAKGSGINDEALAVIGKRSCRLLHLDLAGCLNVTAKGVKEVVQSCRLLREINLKCCDNVNAGIKSSDTSTSPDISKAILTKAFP encoded by the exons ATGTCGGATAAACCAATGGTAGATCTGCCACCCGAATGTTGGGAACTGATATTCAATCTCGTCGGCCACCACCGTCACTTCGAACCGCTGTCTGTGGTCTGCAGGCAGTTCCTTGCGATCTCCAACCAACTTCGAGTTAGCCTCACTGTCTCCGACCAAACAGTTCTCTTCCTTCCCCGGCTTCTCCGACGATTCCAACATCTCAGAAAAATAGATCTCAGCGACTTCCACGGAGACCTCGAAGGCCCTCTTTATCAGATTGCGAAATCGGGGCTGGACCTCGAAGCCCTCAATCTTTCCAACCAGAGGAATCTTCCTCCTGATGGGTTGAGGAAATTGGGTTCAAATATGAAGAACTTGAGGAGCCTGACTTGCTCCAAGAGCGGCTCCTTGCTGGACTTCCATCTGTTTGTTATAGCGGCGTCGTTTCCATATCTTGAAGAGCTTGATATCAGCTATCCTGAGCATGAACATTGCTATTCCTCATCTGGGTTTGCGGATTCCGGGAGATATCCGGCTGTAACTGATTCAGGGGTTTATGCATTGTCGACGAAGCTTAAGAATCTTATCAAGATCGACCTTTCAGGTAACCAGTTCATCCATGATACATCCCTAATGGCCTTGTCATCTAATTGTGCCTTACTAAGAGAAATCGCGGTCCGAGACTGCGCTTTCATAACGCAAAGCGCTCTTGCTTTTGTGATTTCTTGTAGTCCTGAATTGAGGTCCATATCGGCAAGTGAAATTTGGTTGCCTTTTAAGGATGTTGGTTTCGAACAATCATTTATTTACGCCAAAGCATTATGCGATATTAATCTGTCAAACTCATTTGTCGCCGATGAACTTCTTTATTCAATTGTTGAAGCATGTCTCCCATTAAATAAGCTTACTCTTGCCCATTGCGACGGTTTCACTTTTGCTGGAATTTCATTGCTGTTGGCTAAATACCAGTGTCTTAGCTTGTTGAATCTTGAAGGAGTAAATTTCCTCACTGACCAGAACATTGTTGAGTTATCCAAGTTTTTCTCCATGTTAACCTCAATAAACCTTAGTCTATGCTCTAAGCTTACAAATTCAACCTTCTTTACCATCATGAAAAGGTGCCATTTTCTGGATGAGGTCAAAATGGAGAGAACAAATGTAGGGGGGGAAGATTTTTCTGCTGATATTGTGGTCAACCCTCGAGTCAAGTCTCTAAACTTGGCTCGAATTTGTAAATTAGGCGATGGGAGTGTCAAGAAGTTTGCTGCTGTTTGCCCCAATTTACAACAGCTCAATTTAAGTTCATGTTCCAAAGTTACGGGAGAGAGTGTTGTAGAGATTTTTAAGAGATGCAGGGAGATTAGGCGTTTGGAGATAAACCAATGCAGTGGGATTAAGGGGCTTGTGATAGATTTTGAACTCTCCAAACTGGAGGAAATGAGTGCAAAAGGATCAGGGATTAACGATGAAGCTTTGGCGGTGATCGGAAAGAGAAGCTGCAGGCTGCTGCATTTGGACTTGGCAGGCTGCTTGAATGTGACGGCCAAAGGGGTGAAGGAAGTGGTGCAGAGCTGCAGATTGTTAAGGGAGATAAATTTGAAGTGTTGTGATAATGTGAATGCTGGCATT AAAAGCAGTGACACATCCACATCCCCTGACATTTCGAAAGCTATTTTAACAAAAGCAtttccatag
- the LOC132179857 gene encoding ammonium transporter 1 member 1-like codes for MASLSCSADDLAQLLGPNTTNPTAAAAYLCSQFSTISDKFTDTAYAVDSTYLLFSAYLVFSMQLGFAMLCAGSVRAKNTMNIMLTNVLDAAAGGLFYYLFGFAFAFGTPSNGFIGRHFFGLKDVPTQSYDYSSFLYQWAFAIAAAGITSGSIAERTQFVAYLIYSSFLTGFVYPVVSHWFWSTDGWASAFNTDNLLFGSGVIDFAGSGVVHMVGGMAGLWGALIEGPRIGRFDHSGRSVALRGHSASLVVLGTFLLWFGWYGFNPGSFTKILHHYSSGSYYGQWSAVGRTAVTTTLAGSTAALTTLFSKRILSGHWNVTDVCNGLLGGFAAITAGCSVVEPWAAIICGFVAAVVLISCNRLAEKLKFDDPLEAAQLHGGCGAWGIIFTALFANEKYVNEVYPDKPGRPYGLFMGGGGKLLAAHVIQILVIVGWVSATMGPLFYALHKLKLLRISAEDEMAGMDMTRHGGFAYIYHDDNDDSQKPGIQLRKIEPRATTPTSV; via the coding sequence ATGGCTTCCCTGAGCTGCTCAGCGGACGACCTGGCCCAGCTCTTGGGCCCCAACACCACCAACCCCACCGCCGCCGCAGCCTACCTTTGCTCCCAATTCTCCACCATCTCCGACAAGTTCACCGACACCGCCTACGCCGTCGACAGCACCTACCTCCTCTTCTCCGCCTACCTCGTCTTCTCCATGCAACTTGGCTTCGCCATGCTTTGCGCCGGCTCCGTCCGCGCCAAGAACACCATGAACATCATGCTCACCAACGTTCTCGATGCCGCCGCCGGTGGCCTCTTCTATTATCTATTCGGCTTTGCCTTTGCCTTTGGCACTCCCTCCAATGGTTTCATCGGCCGCCACTTTTTCGGCCTGAAGGATGTCCCGACGCAGTCCTATGACTACAGCTCATTTCTCTACCAGTGGGCCTTCGCCATCGCCGCCGCCGGAATCACCAGTGGCTCCATCGCCGAGCGCACCCAGTTCGTGGCCTATCTTATATACTCCTCCTTCCTCACCGGCTTCGTCTACCCAGTTGTCTCCCACTGGTTCTGGTCCACCGACGGCTGGGCCAGCGCGTTCAACACTGATAATCTTTTGTTCGGCTCCGGCGTCATCGACTTTGCTGGCTCCGGCGTCGTCCACATGGTCGGAGGCATGGCGGGTTTATGGGGCGCCCTCATCGAAGGCCCCAGAATCGGCCGGTTCGACCATTCCGGCCGCTCCGTCGCGCTCCGCGGCCACAGCGCATCCCTCGTCGTCCTCGGCACTTTCCTCCTCTGGTTCGGCTGGTACGGGTTCAATCCCGGCTCCTTCACCAAGATCCTCCACCACTACAGCTCCGGTAGCTACTACGGCCAATGGAGCGCCGTGGGCCGGACCGCCGTGACCACGACTCTCGCCGGGAGCACCGCCGCTCTCACCACTCTCTTCAGCAAGCGAATCCTCTCCGGCCACTGGAACGTGACCGACGTCTGCAACGGCTTGCTCGGCGGGTTCGCAGCGATCACCGCCGGGTGCTCCGTGGTCGAGCCCTGGGCGGCGATCATCTGCGGCTTCGTGGCCGCGGTGGTCTTGATCTCGTGCAACCGGTTGGCCGAGAAGTTAAAGTTCGACGACCCATTGGAGGCGGCGCAGCTTCACGGAGGGTGCGGCGCATGGGGGATAATCTTCACCGCTCTATTCGCCAACGAGAAGTACGTGAACGAGGTGTACCCGGACAAACCAGGTCGACCATACGGGTTATTCATGGGTGGGGGCGGGAAGCTCCTGGCAGCCCACGTGATCCAGATCCTTGTGATCGTTGGGTGGGTCAGTGCCACCATGGGTCCTCTCTTCTATGCCCTTCACAAGCTCAAGCTTTTGCGGATCTCGGCCGAGGACGAGATGGCGGGTATGGATATGACCCGGCACGGTGGGTTCGCTTACATTTATCACGATGACAACGATGACTCGCAAAAGCCCGGGATTCAATTGAGGAAAATTGAACCTCGTGCAACCACCCCCACTTCCGTTTAG
- the LOC132178317 gene encoding serine/threonine-protein kinase BLUS1-like gives MAHEEEEPKRVVQYPLDLESYKILDKVGASPCAVVYKAVCVPMNSTVVAIKAINLDQAWWWQSKPPPLSHPNVLNALCSFTDDQHLWLVMPFMSAGSLQSIISSSFPDGLSEPCIAIILKQTLTALSFLHTQQHTHRDIKPGNILIDSNGSVKLSFFGLLASIYQALRSTRQGWSTLLADAPYWRAPEVIHSQQGYTVKADIWSFGITALELAHGRPPLSSSNHNNFSKAFKEMVASCLHQDPSKRPSAETLLKHSFFENCGGLDFLVKNVLQGLPSLEQRFKGSKINIHAPLRSKNREVGDSSCSSGRQSIEQRRISSWSFNEDEFELDPVYPTDSTDSVVKKVRFGGETILMETGELIPSLSRQVLEKATQVDYYSEAKNIMSNIEVMVETLVTLMRSLDVQRATVTAGMVQLRGEEGGEVSNEELMAQVIERQRVELENETKSMSELEMELLVLKLQVGSYDGRSCGAD, from the coding sequence ATGGCTCACGAAGAAGAAGAGCCCAAAAGGGTCGTCCAATACCCATTGGACTTGGAGTCGTACAAGATTCTAGATAAAGTTGGTGCTAGTCCTTGCGCTGTTGTTTACAAGGCCGTATGCGTGCCCATGAACTCCACGGTGGTGGCAATCAAAGCCATCAATCTTGATCAAGCATGGTGGTGGCAATCAAAGCCACCGCCTTTGTCCCACCCAAATGTCCTCAACGCTCTCTGTTCCTTCACAGATGATCAACACCTTTGGTTGGTGATGCCATTCATGTCCGCAGGTTCTTTACAATCCATAATATCTTCTTCCTTCCCAGACGGCCTATCCGAGCCATGCATCGCCATAATTCTCAAACAAACTCTAACTGCCTTGTCCTTTCTTCACACCCAACAACACACTCACAGAGACATCAAGCCCGGTAACATCCTCATTGACTCAAATGGGTCCGTCAAGCTTTCCTTCTTTGGATTGTTGGCCTCAATCTACCAGGCTTTGAGATCAACTCGTCAAGGATGGTCCACATTACTTGCAGACGCTCCGTATTGGCGGGCCCCAGAGGTAATACACTCCCAACAAGGGTACACTGTAAAGGCTGATATATGGTCCTTTGGGATCACTGCTTTAGAATTGGCCCACGGACGCCCTCCTTTGTCGTCTTCAAATCACAATAATTTCTCCAAGGCTTTCAAAGAAATGGTGGCTTCGTGTCTCCATCAAGACCCATCAAAGAGGCCCTCGGCAGAGACATTGTTGAAGCATTCCTTCTTCGAGAATTGCGGGGGTTTGGATTTTCTTGTAAAGAATGTCTTGCAGGGGCTGCCTAGTCTTGAACAAAGGTTCAAGGGAAGCAAGATTAATATACATGCGCCGCTGAGGAGCAAGAACAGAGAAGTGGGTGACTCCTCTTGCTCGTCTGGGAGGCAGAGTATCGAACAGAGAAGGATCAGCAGTTGGAGCTTCAACGAGGACGAGTTTGAACTCGACCCAGTGTACCCAACCGATTCCACTGATTCAGTTGTGAAAAAAGTTCGGTTTGGCGGTGAAACTATATTGATGGAGACTGGCGAGTTAATTCCGAGTTTATCGCGTCAGGTGTTGGAAAAGGCGACCCAAGTGGATTATTACAGTGAGGCTAAGAATATAATGAGTAATATTGAAGTCATGGTGGAGACTCTGGTGACGTTGATGAGGAGCTTGGATGTGCAAAGGGCAACGGTGACCGCTGGGATGGTTCAGTTGCGTGGGGAGGAAGGTGGGGAGGTGAGCAATGAGGAGCTGATGGCTCAGGTTATTGAGAGGCAGAGGGTTGAGTTGGAGAATGAGACAAAGAGCATGTCCGAGTTGGAGATGGAGTTACTTGTTCTCAAGCTTCAAGTCGGTTCATATGACGGTCGTAGTTGTGGTGCTGATTGA